One Phoenix dactylifera cultivar Barhee BC4 chromosome 8, palm_55x_up_171113_PBpolish2nd_filt_p, whole genome shotgun sequence genomic window carries:
- the LOC120111715 gene encoding zinc-finger homeodomain protein 1-like, giving the protein MDPEMDFDDHDEPEEEIGLSVGSGYEAPLGNSDRGAAGGGKRVPQEPRSEYRGACGGWVRGVHGGREEGTLDGLRCAACSCHRNFHRKETEGGVAPGAGVIGAEYHQQFFPYYRTPAGYLHHHHHMAAMAAAAHQQQHRPAPLALPSTSGGVGYSREEQEDISNSMMGGRGVGGGIGGSGGGGALGSGKKTLLVPLMV; this is encoded by the exons ATGGATCCGGAGATGGACTTCGACGACCACGACGAGCCGGAGGAGGAGATCGGGTTGTCGGTGGGCTCCGGCTACGAGGCTCCTCTGGGGAATTCCGACAGAGGCGCTGCCGGAGGCGGCAAG AGAGTGCCTCAAGAACCACGCAGTGAATATCGGGGGGCATGCGGTGGATGGGTGCGGGGAGTTCATGGCGGCCGAGAGGAGGGTACTCTGGACGGGCTGCGCTGCGCCGCCTGCAGCTGCCACCGGAACTTCCACCGGAAGGAGACGGAGGGCGGCGTCGCCCCCGGAGCCGGCGTGATCGGGGCGGAGTACCACCAGCAGTTCTTCCCCTACTACCGGACGCCGGCGGGGTACctgcaccaccaccaccacatgGCGGCCATGGCGGCGGCCGCGCATCAGCAGCAGCACCGGCCGGCGCCGCTGGCACTTCCGTCGACTTCTGGCGGCGTAGGGTACAGCAGGGAGGAGCAGGAGGACATCTCGAACTCGATGATGGGCGGCAGAGGCGTGGGAGGAGGCATCGGCGGCAGCGGCGGAGGGGGAGCATTGGGGTCGGGGAAGAAGACCTTGTTGGTGCCTTTAATGGTGTAG